A portion of the Clostridium gelidum genome contains these proteins:
- a CDS encoding GAF domain-containing protein — MFDIKIFENISIESKLDNMLVMLEGLMQDKEDLPITKLCNASALINVLIGRINWCGFYLVKNNTLILGPFQGMPACTKIEIGKGVCGTSASKRETLLIKDVHKFEGHIACDAASNSEIVVPIIKENELIGVLDLDSDEFDRFTEVEKDYLERTINILNKYINWEDII, encoded by the coding sequence ATGTTTGATATAAAAATCTTTGAAAATATAAGCATAGAGAGTAAGTTAGACAATATGCTTGTTATGCTTGAAGGGTTAATGCAAGATAAAGAAGATTTACCTATAACTAAGCTTTGTAATGCTTCAGCATTAATTAATGTACTTATAGGGAGAATAAACTGGTGTGGTTTTTATTTGGTAAAAAACAATACACTTATACTTGGGCCTTTTCAAGGCATGCCAGCTTGCACTAAAATTGAAATTGGCAAAGGTGTATGCGGAACTTCTGCTTCAAAAAGAGAAACACTGCTAATTAAAGATGTACATAAATTTGAAGGACATATTGCTTGCGATGCTGCTTCGAACTCTGAAATAGTTGTACCTATAATTAAAGAAAATGAACTTATAGGTGTTCTTGATTTAGATAGTGATGAATTTGACAGATTTACAGAAGTAGAGAAAGATTATTTAGAAAGAACAATTAATATTCTTAATAAATATATAAACTGGGAAGATATAATATAA
- a CDS encoding type II TA system antitoxin MqsA family protein yields the protein MKMIFCEKCNKKVYYDIRKSIIEDFKGQKVNIEENIAVCMECGTELFVPEIENDNLKRIYTKYAELTGIITPNEIINFRENYNLSQRELVSILGWGKMTINRYENGGLPSKSHSDILKNISISEESFKERIEESYRSSRINEKVYTKLMNSFKSTSENMIISLLENEFSHKESIENGFRRFDVELVENLISYIASKVNNLYKTSLNKYLWFIDLLNYKENTRSITGFVYVKQQFGPTIEKKGYEMIINLLDNKFDIEETEEDYNSTKKIISKNNYDMSVFSEDEMEVINLVINNFKGKTCANISNESHKEPGWLENNINNVISYEYGDRLVYDFK from the coding sequence ATGAAAATGATCTTCTGTGAAAAATGCAATAAAAAAGTGTACTATGACATAAGGAAAAGTATTATTGAGGATTTTAAGGGACAGAAAGTTAATATTGAAGAAAATATAGCTGTTTGTATGGAATGTGGAACAGAATTATTTGTACCTGAAATTGAAAATGATAATTTAAAAAGAATTTATACAAAGTATGCTGAGCTTACTGGGATAATAACTCCTAATGAAATTATAAATTTCAGAGAAAATTATAATTTATCACAAAGGGAACTAGTTTCAATACTTGGATGGGGAAAGATGACTATAAATAGGTATGAAAATGGAGGATTACCTAGTAAGAGTCACAGCGATATATTAAAAAATATAAGCATAAGTGAAGAGTCATTTAAAGAGAGAATTGAAGAATCTTATAGATCTTCAAGAATAAATGAAAAAGTATATACTAAACTTATGAATTCTTTTAAAAGTACAAGTGAAAATATGATTATCAGCTTACTTGAAAATGAATTTTCTCATAAGGAAAGTATAGAAAATGGATTCAGAAGATTTGATGTGGAACTTGTAGAAAATTTAATAAGTTATATAGCTAGTAAAGTTAATAATTTATATAAAACAAGTTTAAATAAATACCTATGGTTTATAGATTTACTAAATTATAAAGAGAATACTAGATCTATAACAGGATTTGTATATGTAAAACAACAATTTGGACCAACTATTGAGAAAAAAGGTTATGAGATGATAATAAACTTGCTAGACAATAAGTTTGATATAGAAGAAACTGAAGAAGATTATAATAGCACAAAAAAAATCATAAGTAAGAATAACTATGATATGTCTGTGTTTTCAGAAGATGAAATGGAAGTTATTAATCTTGTTATTAATAATTTTAAAGGAAAGACTTGTGCAAATATATCAAATGAATCACATAAAGAACCTGGTTGGCTTGAAAACAATATAAATAATGTAATTTCTTATGAGTATGGTGATAGATTAGTGTACGATTTTAAGTAA
- a CDS encoding methionine gamma-lyase family protein produces the protein MLKKTEEFLINNYNISEKTFEIYRQAISEVEVQFKEYDEIREFNQLKVLRAFQVEKISDSHFTNTTGYGLDDLGRDALDKVYARIFNTEAGLVRPNFVSGTHAIGCAIAGNVKPGDKILCVSGLPYDTLLGVLGLSKKKNSGSLDEYGIKTDIVDLDKEGKFQFDKIKEALNTDPSIKLIHIQRSTGYASRKSFLVSEIAEVIKHIREVRTDVIIFIDNCYGEFIETVEPTEFGADIMAGSLMKNIGGGIAPGGGYVVGKKEYVDAAANRLTVPGVGGEYGATYGLMRSFYQGLFSAPHVSIEAVKTAIFCARVMEIVGFKVFPSSSDKRTDIIQAIEFGDPKKLINFCSGIQAGSPIDAFAVCEPWAMPGYDSEIVMAAGAFISGSTIELSADGPVREPYIAYIQGGLNFDHGKIGVLIGLSKVLETE, from the coding sequence ATGCTAAAAAAAACAGAAGAATTTTTAATTAATAACTACAATATAAGCGAAAAAACATTTGAAATATATAGACAGGCTATATCAGAGGTGGAAGTTCAATTTAAAGAATATGATGAAATTAGAGAATTTAATCAACTAAAGGTTCTAAGAGCTTTTCAAGTAGAAAAAATAAGTGATTCTCACTTTACTAATACTACTGGGTACGGACTTGATGATTTAGGGAGAGATGCTTTAGATAAAGTATATGCTAGAATTTTTAATACCGAAGCTGGGCTTGTTCGTCCGAATTTTGTTAGCGGTACCCATGCTATTGGATGTGCTATAGCTGGAAATGTAAAACCAGGCGATAAAATACTTTGTGTTTCAGGGCTCCCTTATGATACTTTACTTGGAGTTCTTGGATTGTCAAAAAAGAAAAATTCTGGTTCATTAGATGAATATGGAATTAAAACTGATATAGTAGATTTAGATAAAGAAGGTAAATTTCAATTTGACAAAATTAAAGAAGCTCTAAATACAGATCCTAGTATAAAGCTTATACATATTCAAAGAAGCACAGGTTATGCTTCTAGAAAATCATTTTTAGTTTCAGAAATAGCAGAAGTAATTAAACATATAAGAGAAGTTAGAACAGATGTAATAATATTTATAGATAACTGTTACGGTGAATTTATTGAAACTGTTGAACCTACAGAATTTGGTGCTGATATTATGGCAGGCTCACTTATGAAAAATATAGGTGGTGGGATTGCACCAGGGGGCGGATATGTTGTAGGAAAAAAAGAATATGTAGATGCTGCTGCAAATAGATTGACTGTTCCGGGCGTAGGAGGAGAGTATGGCGCTACATATGGTCTTATGAGGAGTTTTTACCAAGGATTGTTCTCAGCTCCACATGTATCTATAGAAGCTGTAAAAACTGCAATTTTTTGCGCTCGTGTAATGGAAATTGTAGGTTTTAAAGTATTTCCATCATCAAGTGATAAAAGAACAGATATAATTCAAGCAATTGAATTTGGAGATCCTAAAAAATTAATTAATTTCTGTAGTGGAATACAAGCAGGATCACCAATAGATGCATTTGCAGTGTGTGAACCCTGGGCAATGCCGGGATATGATAGTGAAATTGTTATGGCAGCAGGTGCATTTATTTCAGGTTCGACTATTGAATTATCAGCAGACGGACCTGTGAGAGAACCATATATAGCTTATATCCAAGGCGGATTAAATTTTGATCATGGTAAAATAGGTGTACTTATTGGATTAAGTAAAGTATTAGAAACAGAATAA
- a CDS encoding helix-turn-helix transcriptional regulator, which translates to MEESLILQNRLRVARAEKKLSQGDLAKLVSVSRQTISSIETGQFCPSAKLALLICIALDKEFEELFYFE; encoded by the coding sequence ATGGAGGAATCATTAATTTTACAAAATCGATTAAGAGTCGCACGTGCTGAAAAAAAATTATCTCAAGGAGATTTAGCAAAACTCGTTAGTGTGTCACGTCAAACTATCAGTTCAATAGAAACAGGACAATTTTGCCCAAGTGCTAAATTAGCATTATTAATTTGTATAGCATTAGATAAAGAATTTGAGGAACTATTTTATTTTGAATAA
- a CDS encoding tyrosine recombinase XerC yields MKYNIESVENNNRPESLIDFLNYLETIKRKSVNTINGYKTDLTVFFRFMMVYRGKVNSDLIEFEEIDISKIDDEFLQSIKLRDLYAFLSFTEKYRGNSAYARARKVATLKSFFKYLQGKAKMISDNPASELESPKLDKRHPVYLTLNQSIHLLGSLEKDDKNYQRDYCILTFFLNCGMRLSELCSIRRDKIKEDTLTIIGKGNKERTVYLNEACLKALENYKKVRNDSKALPENKTFLFLSSRNSPISKRTVEVMIKKHITNAGLTDEKYTPHKLRHTAATLMYKYGNVDIRSLQSILGHENISTTQIYTHVDDDSLREAVKSNPLSKL; encoded by the coding sequence ATGAAATATAATATTGAATCTGTTGAAAATAATAATCGTCCAGAGAGTTTGATTGATTTTTTAAATTATTTAGAAACAATAAAACGCAAATCTGTAAATACTATAAATGGGTATAAAACTGATTTAACAGTGTTTTTTAGATTTATGATGGTTTACCGTGGCAAAGTCAACTCAGATTTAATTGAATTCGAAGAAATAGATATAAGTAAAATAGATGATGAATTTTTACAAAGTATAAAGCTTAGAGATTTATATGCTTTTCTTTCTTTCACAGAAAAATATAGAGGCAACAGCGCTTACGCAAGAGCTAGAAAAGTTGCTACATTAAAATCTTTCTTTAAATATCTTCAAGGGAAAGCTAAGATGATATCAGATAATCCAGCATCTGAACTAGAATCGCCTAAGTTGGATAAACGTCATCCTGTTTATCTTACTTTAAACCAAAGTATTCATTTGCTGGGATCACTAGAAAAGGATGATAAAAATTATCAACGAGATTATTGTATTTTAACATTCTTTTTAAATTGTGGAATGCGTCTTTCGGAACTTTGCAGTATAAGAAGAGATAAAATCAAAGAAGACACTCTTACAATTATAGGAAAAGGTAATAAAGAAAGAACTGTATATTTAAACGAAGCTTGTTTGAAAGCTTTAGAGAATTATAAAAAGGTTAGAAATGATTCTAAAGCATTACCGGAAAATAAAACATTTTTATTCTTATCTTCAAGAAATTCGCCGATAAGTAAACGAACTGTTGAAGTTATGATAAAAAAACATATAACAAATGCCGGGCTCACTGATGAAAAATATACCCCTCATAAATTGAGGCATACTGCTGCTACTCTTATGTACAAATATGGGAATGTAGATATAAGAAGTCTTCAAAGCATATTAGGACACGAAAATATATCAACTACACAAATTTATACCCATGTAGATGATGATTCATTAAGAGAAGCAGTAAAATCAAATCCTCTTTCAAAATTATAA
- the lepB gene encoding signal peptidase I yields the protein MEEINNQKKKNINIRSFFKDWVIPIISALIIAFLINKFLFFNVVVPTGSMIPTINKEDKGVISVIYNTKNMKRGDIIVFHSNEYNELLIKRLIGLPGDDIEIKNGIVSINGEELKEDYVKNKDQYNGIFKVPEGKYFFLGDNRPNSADSRYWKDHYVDSSDIKGKLQFRFYPFKDFGIVK from the coding sequence TTGGAAGAAATTAATAACCAAAAGAAAAAAAATATAAATATCAGGAGCTTTTTTAAAGATTGGGTAATACCAATAATTAGTGCTCTAATAATAGCTTTTTTAATAAATAAATTTCTGTTTTTTAATGTAGTTGTACCAACAGGTTCAATGATTCCAACCATAAATAAAGAAGACAAAGGAGTTATAAGTGTAATATATAACACGAAAAATATGAAAAGAGGTGATATAATTGTATTTCATTCTAATGAATATAATGAATTGCTGATAAAACGATTAATAGGACTTCCAGGTGATGATATAGAAATAAAAAACGGAATAGTCTCTATTAATGGTGAAGAGCTAAAAGAAGATTATGTGAAAAATAAAGATCAATATAATGGAATATTTAAAGTTCCAGAAGGAAAGTACTTTTTCTTAGGAGACAACAGGCCAAACTCAGCTGATTCAAGATATTGGAAAGACCATTACGTTGACAGTTCTGATATAAAAGGAAAATTACAATTTAGATTTTATCCTTTCAAAGATTTTGGAATAGTAAAATAG
- a CDS encoding DUF6442 family protein, which produces MNKEEILERNRKYNTHTEEDEREQYISGKAGIYAKSVFTLVVVIIAMYKRYKNIPNGDVWCIFMTYCATESLYKYYYLKNKKLLLSGVFFSIFAICWLLDFVIL; this is translated from the coding sequence ATGAATAAAGAAGAAATTTTAGAGAGAAATAGAAAGTATAATACGCATACAGAAGAAGATGAAAGAGAACAATATATTAGTGGGAAAGCAGGAATATATGCTAAGAGTGTTTTCACTTTAGTAGTTGTTATAATAGCAATGTATAAACGTTATAAGAATATTCCTAACGGCGATGTATGGTGTATATTTATGACTTATTGTGCAACTGAATCTTTATATAAATATTATTATTTAAAGAATAAAAAGCTACTTTTATCAGGTGTTTTTTTTAGTATTTTTGCTATATGTTGGTTACTTGATTTTGTTATCTTGTGA
- the lepB gene encoding signal peptidase I: MSIGYFLKVWIIPIISALIIASFINKILFFNIVLPPSGSMIPTLNDYDRALVSRIYNMENTKRGSIIVFYSQELDKLLVKRLIGIPGDKIEIKDGIVFVNGDRLEEDYVKNIDDYNGIFEVPEGKYFFLGDNRPNSNDSRFWKNPYILSNDIEGKVQFRFYPLKDFGWAN; this comes from the coding sequence ATATCTATAGGATATTTTTTGAAAGTTTGGATAATACCAATAATTAGCGCTCTAATAATAGCTTCTTTTATAAATAAAATACTATTTTTTAATATAGTTTTACCACCCTCTGGTTCAATGATTCCAACTTTAAATGATTATGATAGGGCGCTTGTGAGTAGAATATATAATATGGAGAACACTAAAAGAGGAAGTATAATTGTATTCTATTCCCAAGAGCTTGATAAACTATTAGTAAAGAGGTTAATAGGAATTCCAGGTGATAAAATAGAAATAAAAGATGGCATAGTATTTGTTAATGGAGATCGATTAGAAGAAGATTATGTGAAAAACATAGATGATTATAATGGAATATTTGAAGTACCAGAAGGAAAATACTTTTTTTTAGGAGATAATAGACCAAATTCTAACGACTCAAGGTTTTGGAAAAATCCTTATATATTGAGTAATGATATAGAAGGAAAAGTTCAATTTAGATTTTATCCATTGAAAGATTTCGGATGGGCAAATTAA
- the miaA gene encoding tRNA (adenosine(37)-N6)-dimethylallyltransferase MiaA — protein MKKKLLVIGGPTAVGKTDLSIKLAKKLNGEIISADSMQIYRYMDIGSAKVTKDEMDGINHYLIDTITPDVPFSVADFKEYGDKALNEIIAKGNLPIISGGTGLYINSLTCNMTFTEAEKDENYRKYLENLSIEKGNEYVHEMLKECDPISYEEIHPNNRKRVIRALEVFKLTNKPFSSYNAGDDFYYSNYDVYYYVLTMDREMLYKRINRRVDIMMEKGLLDECIRLKEMGYNSDIQSMQGIGYKEILYYLEGKISLNEAIDMIKQGSRNYAKRQLTWFRRDKRCVFLDKDTLDDDEILDKVINDMRNN, from the coding sequence ATGAAAAAAAAACTATTAGTAATTGGCGGCCCAACTGCTGTAGGGAAGACTGACCTTTCTATAAAACTTGCAAAAAAATTAAATGGAGAAATTATTTCAGCTGACTCTATGCAAATTTATAGGTATATGGATATTGGTTCTGCAAAAGTAACAAAAGATGAGATGGATGGAATTAATCATTATTTAATTGATACTATAACTCCTGATGTTCCATTTTCAGTAGCTGATTTTAAAGAATATGGAGATAAGGCGCTAAACGAGATTATAGCTAAAGGAAATTTACCAATAATATCTGGCGGAACAGGACTATATATTAACTCCTTAACTTGCAATATGACATTTACAGAAGCAGAAAAAGATGAGAATTATAGAAAATACTTAGAAAATTTATCAATAGAAAAAGGGAATGAATATGTACACGAAATGTTAAAAGAATGTGATCCAATAAGTTATGAAGAAATACATCCTAATAATAGAAAAAGAGTTATTCGTGCATTAGAAGTATTTAAACTTACAAATAAACCATTTAGCTCTTATAATGCTGGTGATGATTTTTATTATAGCAATTATGATGTATATTATTATGTTTTAACTATGGACAGGGAAATGTTATACAAGAGAATAAATAGAAGAGTAGATATAATGATGGAAAAAGGACTCTTAGATGAGTGTATAAGATTAAAAGAAATGGGATATAATTCAGATATTCAATCAATGCAAGGAATAGGGTATAAAGAAATTTTATATTACTTGGAAGGAAAAATTTCTTTAAATGAAGCAATTGATATGATAAAGCAAGGATCTAGAAATTATGCCAAAAGACAATTAACCTGGTTTAGACGAGACAAACGATGTGTATTTTTAGATAAAGATACATTGGATGATGATGAAATTTTAGATAAAGTTATTAATGACATGAGAAACAACTAG
- the mutL gene encoding DNA mismatch repair endonuclease MutL yields the protein MKRINILNEDTANKIAAGEVVERPSSVVKELVENSIDANSKNIVIEIEEGGTSLIRIIDDGDGIYKDDIDKAFLPHATSKINKSEDIYNIHTLGFRGEALPSIASVAKVNLKSKQENTEFGYEISIEGGRQSEVTECGVNKGTIIEVSDLFFNVPARKKFLKSTSKEGSLINDIITRLALANPKVSFELYNNHKKILHTFGNGDLKDVIRTIYGKSITDNILYYDDSSDLITVYGYVGKEEIARGSRNNQSIFVNKRYIKNRSLGIAVEQAFKSFSTVSKFPFFILFIEVYPEDVDVNIHPTKAEVKFNDERMIFKKIFGAVHNALKNEVFETFAIKEETETIKPATVPSFEEITFKIKEEEEKVKFANSAAKILMEQGKDLKVDNSSNEEKYTNTYVSKLNYENKSSLTNDNNSPLVDYNSSSSADENGLSRKRSNNDELNKSVIDIPVDFKSTIINENSNEIKINKTDINYEYETSDKDITIDNSTLQMKVESNISKAIAKFPPITIIGQYNKTYILGEYEGTLYMIDQHAAHEKILFEKYLKEIENGNIIIQPLMVPSVIDLSIDDYSYFEENKKVFEEAGFCLQEFGGNSLSLKEVPYFLGKLNPKNLFLDILDNLKNLGNGKTSEVKHNAIASKACKAAIKGNDKLELNEMIKLIEDLRFIDDPFHCPHGRPAIIKFTSVDIDKKFRRII from the coding sequence TTGAAAAGAATTAATATTTTAAATGAAGATACTGCAAATAAGATTGCAGCAGGAGAAGTTGTTGAAAGGCCCTCTTCAGTAGTTAAGGAATTAGTTGAAAATTCTATAGATGCTAATTCTAAAAACATAGTAATTGAAATAGAGGAAGGTGGAACATCACTTATCAGAATTATTGATGATGGAGATGGAATTTATAAAGATGACATAGATAAAGCTTTTCTTCCTCATGCTACTAGTAAGATTAATAAATCAGAAGATATTTATAATATACATACTCTAGGTTTTAGAGGAGAGGCTCTTCCATCAATAGCATCTGTAGCTAAGGTTAATTTAAAATCAAAACAAGAAAATACAGAATTCGGTTATGAAATATCTATTGAAGGTGGAAGACAGTCAGAAGTTACTGAGTGTGGTGTAAATAAAGGTACAATAATTGAAGTTAGTGATTTGTTTTTTAATGTACCTGCTAGAAAAAAATTCTTAAAGTCTACATCTAAAGAAGGTTCTTTAATAAATGATATAATAACTAGGCTTGCTTTAGCTAATCCAAAAGTTAGTTTTGAATTATATAATAATCATAAGAAAATTCTTCACACTTTTGGTAATGGAGATCTTAAAGATGTCATAAGAACTATATATGGAAAGTCTATAACTGATAATATACTTTATTATGATGATTCCTCTGATCTTATAACTGTTTATGGATATGTGGGGAAAGAGGAAATAGCTAGAGGTTCTAGAAATAATCAAAGTATTTTTGTAAATAAAAGATATATAAAAAACAGATCACTTGGAATAGCTGTTGAACAAGCATTTAAATCTTTTTCAACAGTAAGTAAGTTCCCATTCTTTATATTATTTATAGAAGTGTACCCTGAAGACGTAGATGTTAATATTCACCCAACTAAAGCAGAAGTAAAATTTAATGATGAAAGAATGATATTTAAGAAGATTTTTGGAGCAGTACATAATGCCTTGAAAAATGAAGTGTTTGAAACTTTTGCTATAAAAGAAGAGACTGAAACTATTAAACCTGCAACTGTTCCAAGTTTTGAAGAAATAACTTTTAAGATAAAAGAGGAAGAGGAAAAAGTTAAATTTGCAAATTCAGCTGCTAAAATTTTGATGGAGCAAGGAAAAGATCTAAAAGTAGATAATTCTTCTAATGAAGAAAAATATACAAATACATATGTTTCAAAATTAAATTATGAGAACAAATCATCATTAACTAATGATAATAATTCACCTTTAGTTGATTATAATAGTTCATCTTCAGCTGATGAAAATGGTTTATCACGTAAAAGAAGCAATAATGATGAATTAAATAAAAGTGTGATTGATATTCCTGTAGATTTTAAATCTACTATAATTAATGAGAATTCAAATGAAATTAAAATTAATAAGACAGATATTAATTATGAATATGAAACTAGCGATAAAGATATAACTATAGACAATTCAACTTTACAAATGAAAGTTGAAAGTAATATTTCTAAGGCAATTGCGAAATTTCCGCCAATCACTATAATTGGTCAGTATAACAAGACTTATATATTAGGTGAATATGAAGGAACTTTGTATATGATTGATCAACATGCTGCTCATGAGAAAATATTATTCGAGAAATATTTAAAGGAAATTGAAAATGGAAATATTATAATTCAACCACTTATGGTTCCAAGTGTAATTGATTTAAGTATAGATGATTATTCTTACTTTGAAGAAAATAAAAAAGTATTTGAAGAAGCAGGATTTTGCTTACAAGAATTTGGTGGAAATTCATTATCCTTAAAAGAAGTTCCATATTTTCTAGGAAAACTTAATCCTAAAAACTTATTTCTAGATATACTTGATAATCTTAAAAACTTAGGTAATGGAAAGACAAGTGAAGTTAAACATAATGCTATAGCCAGCAAAGCATGCAAAGCTGCAATTAAAGGGAATGATAAGCTAGAACTCAATGAAATGATAAAACTCATTGAAGATTTAAGGTTTATTGATGACCCATTTCATTGTCCACACGGAAGGCCTGCAATAATAAAATTTACAAGTGTTGATATTGACAAAAAATTTAGGAGAATAATTTAA
- a CDS encoding class I SAM-dependent methyltransferase — translation MEELKKAIDEIMQENIIKLVISNKINKNAEYNKITFMFKENNDKQYYQIEKYTDKQVFHENIDVDVLRDKVLEYFSSNYKQISAWSNTTTFELKISKKGNLLLSKKKNDNTKLVNKDHNKEKNYILKEGMIIQPLIDLGIFTKEGKVVNSKYDKYKQINRFVEVIDDEIKKNDFKELTILDFGCGKSYLTFVLYYYFVEIKKINVKMIGLDLKADVIKKCNDIAKRYNYENLHFELGDINGFKYNNKVDMVITLHACDTATDYALYNAIKWNTKMIFSVPCCQHEFNAQMKSDSLSILTKYGIIQERIAALMTDSVRANLLEAVGYRTQLLEFIDISHSPKNILIRASKSKLSKDQKEKALGEVTNLMKQFNLSPTLFKLLKEDNLI, via the coding sequence ATGGAAGAGTTAAAAAAAGCAATAGATGAAATAATGCAAGAAAATATAATTAAATTAGTTATTAGCAATAAAATTAATAAAAATGCTGAATATAACAAGATAACGTTTATGTTTAAAGAAAATAATGATAAACAATATTATCAAATAGAGAAATATACTGATAAACAGGTATTCCATGAAAATATTGATGTTGATGTTTTAAGAGACAAAGTTTTAGAATATTTCTCATCAAATTATAAACAAATTTCAGCTTGGTCAAATACTACTACTTTTGAACTCAAAATTTCTAAAAAAGGTAATTTGTTATTAAGTAAGAAAAAAAATGATAATACGAAGCTTGTTAATAAGGATCATAATAAAGAAAAAAATTACATACTAAAAGAAGGTATGATTATTCAGCCTCTTATAGATTTAGGAATTTTCACGAAAGAGGGTAAAGTAGTTAATTCAAAATATGATAAGTATAAGCAAATAAATAGGTTTGTAGAAGTTATTGATGATGAAATTAAAAAGAATGATTTTAAGGAACTTACTATTTTAGATTTTGGATGTGGAAAATCTTATTTAACATTTGTTTTATATTATTACTTTGTAGAAATCAAAAAAATCAATGTTAAAATGATAGGGTTAGATCTTAAAGCTGATGTTATTAAAAAATGTAATGATATAGCTAAACGTTATAATTATGAAAATTTACATTTTGAGCTTGGAGATATAAATGGATTTAAATACAATAATAAAGTTGATATGGTAATTACATTACATGCATGTGATACAGCCACTGATTATGCTTTATATAATGCAATAAAGTGGAATACTAAAATGATTTTCTCTGTTCCTTGTTGCCAGCATGAGTTTAATGCTCAAATGAAAAGTGATTCATTATCCATATTAACAAAGTATGGAATAATACAAGAGAGAATTGCAGCCCTTATGACAGATTCAGTTCGTGCTAATTTATTAGAAGCTGTAGGATATAGAACTCAACTTTTAGAGTTTATAGATATATCACATTCTCCTAAAAATATATTAATTAGAGCATCAAAATCTAAACTATCTAAGGATCAAAAAGAAAAAGCTTTAGGTGAAGTTACAAATTTAATGAAGCAATTTAACTTAAGTCCAACATTATTTAAACTATTAAAAGAAGATAATTTGATTTAA
- the hfq gene encoding RNA chaperone Hfq encodes MVNKQQSNLQDIFLNNARKNKIQLTIHLLNGFQLKGIVKGFDNFTVILDCDNKQMLIYKHSISTITPIEPILFADNE; translated from the coding sequence TTGGTCAATAAACAACAAAGTAATCTACAAGATATTTTTTTAAACAATGCGAGAAAAAATAAAATACAATTAACTATACATTTATTGAATGGATTTCAATTAAAGGGTATTGTAAAAGGTTTTGATAATTTCACTGTTATTTTAGACTGCGATAATAAACAAATGCTTATATATAAGCATTCAATATCAACTATAACGCCAATTGAACCAATTTTATTTGCAGATAATGAATAA
- the lexA gene encoding transcriptional repressor LexA, producing the protein MADVKDKQSEIYEFLKTYTGNKGYPPSVREICEAVSLRSTSTVHGHLKRLEKKGMIKRDPSKPRALEIAELSAPKKEMINIPIIGKITAGLPILATENIEDTFPIPLDYIKHDKELFMLRVSGQSMVNVGIRDNDLAIIESSQNAINGDIVVALIDDSATIKRFFKEKDHIRLQPENDTMKPILVDDCKILGKLVGIFRSFI; encoded by the coding sequence ATGGCAGACGTAAAAGATAAGCAATCAGAAATATATGAATTTTTAAAAACTTATACAGGAAACAAAGGCTATCCACCTTCAGTAAGGGAAATTTGTGAAGCTGTATCTTTAAGATCAACTTCAACTGTTCATGGCCATTTAAAAAGATTAGAAAAAAAGGGCATGATTAAAAGAGATCCATCTAAGCCAAGAGCTTTAGAAATAGCTGAACTTTCAGCTCCCAAAAAAGAGATGATTAATATTCCTATTATAGGTAAAATTACAGCAGGACTTCCAATACTTGCAACTGAAAACATAGAAGATACGTTCCCAATACCATTAGATTATATAAAACATGATAAAGAACTTTTTATGCTTCGAGTTTCCGGGCAAAGTATGGTTAATGTAGGTATCAGAGATAATGATTTAGCTATTATAGAAAGTTCACAAAATGCAATAAATGGTGATATAGTAGTTGCTTTAATAGATGATAGTGCTACGATAAAGAGATTCTTTAAAGAAAAGGATCATATTAGACTTCAACCTGAAAATGATACTATGAAGCCTATTTTAGTAGATGATTGCAAAATATTAGGTAAGCTTGTTGGAATATTCAGATCTTTCATATAA